A DNA window from Ornithobacterium rhinotracheale DSM 15997 contains the following coding sequences:
- a CDS encoding DUF4293 domain-containing protein, with translation MIQRIQSVFLFLAAIVSLVISNVVDLWKQGSEWMQSNDYTLIFAMFLSSGILSFAVIFLYRNRKRQLIYNYINIFLNVVLVGLLAYDLYNLPGEGINSQKGIGLILPLISIILLFMANSGIKKDEKLVKSIDRIR, from the coding sequence ATGATACAAAGGATTCAATCGGTATTTTTATTTTTAGCGGCAATTGTTTCTTTAGTGATTTCCAATGTGGTAGATCTCTGGAAGCAGGGTTCTGAGTGGATGCAGAGCAACGATTATACATTAATTTTTGCAATGTTTCTATCATCTGGGATTTTGTCTTTTGCCGTTATATTTTTGTACCGAAACAGAAAAAGACAATTAATTTATAATTATATAAACATATTTTTAAATGTAGTGCTAGTAGGATTACTGGCATATGATTTATACAACTTGCCTGGAGAAGGTATCAATTCGCAGAAGGGCATTGGGCTGATTTTGCCTTTGATTTCGATTATTTTGCTTTTTATGGCAAATAGCGGAATTAAAAAGGACGAGAAGCTTGTAAAATCGATAGATCGTATCCGTTAA
- a CDS encoding OsmC family protein: protein MTSKVTYLGELRTEATHLASGNVILSDAPVDNNGKGEAFSPTDTVATALASCALTIMGIKAASMDWDIKGITADVTKEMSADPRRIAKVSVVFHVPFKTDEKQRKILEQTAKTCPVYMSLHPDIEKDFQFDWA from the coding sequence ATGACATCTAAAGTAACTTATTTAGGAGAATTAAGAACAGAAGCAACGCACTTGGCTTCTGGAAATGTGATTTTAAGCGATGCACCTGTAGACAACAACGGAAAAGGCGAAGCGTTTTCACCTACCGACACAGTGGCTACTGCTCTTGCAAGTTGTGCCTTGACAATCATGGGGATTAAAGCAGCGTCAATGGACTGGGACATTAAGGGCATTACTGCTGATGTAACCAAGGAAATGTCTGCCGATCCGCGCAGAATTGCTAAAGTTTCAGTGGTGTTTCATGTTCCTTTTAAAACAGATGAGAAACAAAGAAAAATCTTGGAACAAACTGCTAAAACTTGCCCCGTGTACATGAGCCTGCACCCAGATATTGAAAAGGATTTCCAATTTGATTGGGCTTAA
- a CDS encoding DUF349 domain-containing protein: protein MFNNYYFHLDNFYKFLDLNQELRKMDYEHNLNVRHSIIARAENLLQEENVQKALNELQYLHRMWKEEAVPVAEEHREPTWQKFKELTAKLHDRKEELSIQLQEKLAENLKKKNEIIETINKVIEGQEIKSHNLWQKKIKEVKKLRDEYFAIGRVPKAENQATWDKFKEVTRNFNRQKNAFYKNMKAEQMENLEKKRKLVEIAKEHKDSTNWNESAKVVKRIQAEWKKIGHVPRKYSDKIWKEFNEANNQFFDRFKNRNNEKLEQQNQNLKAKQELLEEMKNAEKPSDKDALLKWLNEYSIRWSSIGFVPNGKLDINKDFTHLTQKILKDAGLDKDAIEKAQWENQLEQIKQNLDDKLLRNLKFDLRKKIDEKQKEVSQLQTNLSFFSNADDSNPLFKSAISSIESHVEELNALKAKFNDLKRINLDALADRNDDSEE from the coding sequence ATTTTCAATAATTATTATTTCCATTTAGACAACTTCTACAAATTCTTGGATCTTAATCAAGAGTTGAGAAAAATGGATTATGAGCATAACTTAAATGTTCGCCATTCCATCATAGCGCGTGCAGAAAATTTATTGCAGGAAGAAAATGTGCAAAAAGCTCTGAACGAGTTGCAATATCTACACCGCATGTGGAAAGAAGAAGCAGTGCCTGTGGCTGAAGAACACAGAGAGCCTACTTGGCAGAAGTTCAAAGAATTAACAGCTAAATTACACGATAGAAAAGAAGAATTAAGCATTCAGCTTCAAGAAAAACTTGCCGAAAATCTTAAAAAGAAAAATGAAATCATCGAGACAATAAACAAAGTGATTGAAGGGCAGGAGATTAAATCACACAATTTGTGGCAAAAGAAGATCAAAGAAGTTAAAAAACTTAGAGATGAATATTTCGCTATCGGTCGTGTGCCAAAAGCTGAAAACCAAGCGACTTGGGATAAATTCAAGGAAGTTACGCGCAATTTCAATCGCCAGAAAAATGCTTTCTACAAAAATATGAAGGCAGAACAAATGGAAAATCTGGAGAAAAAACGAAAATTAGTTGAAATTGCTAAAGAGCACAAGGATAGCACCAACTGGAACGAATCGGCTAAAGTGGTAAAAAGAATCCAAGCCGAGTGGAAGAAGATTGGACATGTGCCAAGAAAATATTCAGACAAAATCTGGAAAGAATTTAACGAGGCTAATAATCAGTTTTTTGATAGATTTAAAAATAGAAATAACGAAAAACTTGAGCAGCAAAATCAAAATCTAAAAGCAAAACAAGAGTTGCTAGAGGAAATGAAGAATGCCGAAAAACCGTCTGACAAAGATGCGTTGCTCAAATGGTTAAATGAATACAGCATTCGCTGGTCATCGATTGGATTTGTGCCAAATGGAAAATTGGACATCAATAAAGATTTTACGCATTTAACGCAAAAAATCTTAAAAGATGCGGGGCTAGATAAAGATGCGATTGAAAAAGCTCAGTGGGAGAATCAATTAGAGCAAATCAAACAAAATCTAGATGATAAATTGCTTAGAAATCTAAAATTTGATTTGAGAAAGAAAATTGATGAAAAACAAAAAGAAGTTTCTCAATTACAGACCAATTTGTCTTTCTTCTCTAATGCAGATGATTCTAATCCATTGTTTAAGAGTGCAATCTCTAGCATTGAGTCGCATGTAGAGGAGTTGAATGCCTTAAAAGCTAAATTCAATGATTTAAAGAGAATTAATCTTGATGCTTTGGCAGACAGAAACGATGATTCAGAAGAATAA